The Candidatus Methylomirabilis sp. sequence CCCAGGCGCCAAGTACGTGGGAAGTGAGTCATGTGTGAAGTGTCATGAGGAGTCGACCCAGCGTTTCCACAAGACGAAGATCGGGCGGGTCATGTCGGTGAATCCGCGAGCGACGCAGGGGCAGGGAGACTGCGAGTCATGCCATGGTCCAGGTGGCCCGCACGTTGCCACAGAAGGCGGTGCCCTGGAGACAGTGATCAGCTTTGAGAAGGGAGCGGAGCCTGTCGAAGTGCAGAATGCCGTCTGCGTGAAGTGCCACGAAAAGGGTGAGCATACCTTCTGGAAGGGAAGCACCCACGAAGTACGGGGGGTGGCTTGCGTGTCCTGTCACAAGGTGATGGAGTCGGTGTCCGACCGATACAATCTGGCAAAGCCGACCGCGATCGAGGTCTGCTCGCAGTGCCACCAGACCCGCCGGGCCCAGCTCCAGCGGAGCTCTCACATGCCGCTGCGCGAGGGAAAGATCAGTTGCGGCGACTGCCATAACCCGCATGGGACCGCCACGCAGGCGATGCTCCGGGAAGATTCGGTCAATGACAACTGCTTCAAGTGCCATGCCGAGAAGCGCGGACCATTTCTTTGGGAACATGCACCCGTGACGGAAAGCTGTTCGAACTGCCACGAGCCGCACGGCTCCACCAACGAGAGGCTCCTGAAGGTCAGGGTTCCCCGCCTCTGTCAGCAGTGCCACGTCGAGACCCGGCACCCAACCAGCCCTTACGATCCGAGGACCGGGTCACGGTTTGTCATTAATAGGGGCTGCATCAATTGCCACCAGAAGATCCATGGGTCAAACCATCCCTCAGGATTCGCCTTCACGAACTGAGGTGGCGATCTGCATCAAACGGAGGAGGTGGCCATGGGAGCGTTAGTCTGGATGAGGCGGATCAGCACAGCACTGCTACTCGCCATCGCCTTGTTGCTGGCAGCCGTGGCGCCGGGCCAGGCTCAACAACCACAGTCGGAGGAGGCTTTCCCATGGTGGGTCAACTGGCTCAACGATCGGTTGCCGTTCGGCCTCAACGTCACCTCGGTAGATATTGAGGGAGGCTATCGGACGATTGGCGACAATCGGAGCTCGGCCAAGTTCCAGGAGTATCGGGTGCTTGAGGAAAGCCCTTTTCTGGACCATGCTCGAATCTCTCTTGAAACCAAGGACCAGAAGCAATACATCGAGTTCTCCTCAATAGACTCCTTCAAGCAAGATCAGAGCTACTTGTTCCGATTCGGGAAGTACGGTGGCTATGAGCTGGAGATCTTCTGGGATCAGGTCCCTCATCTGTTGAGCACGACGGGACGGACTCTGTTCACGACAACGCGCGAAGACGGCAACCCCAACCTGACCTTGCCGTCCGGTGTCGCATCGACGGTGCAGGCTGCCACACCCGCGACCAGGGCCTCCGTGCTGGCAGGCTTTCTGGCCAATGCCACGCCGACGGATCTTAGCTTCCTGACCTCCAAAGCGGGATTCGGGTTTAAATACAACCTGACAGATTCTCTGGATTTCGGTGTCCGCTACACCTTTACGCAGAAGGACGGGACGATCCCTTTTGGCGCGGGCTTCAGCAGCCCAGGGGGGAACGTAGTCGAGATTCCGGCCCCCCTCTTTAACCGGACTCACCAGGTTGAGGTCAAGACGCAGTATGCTCAACCAGGCTGGAATGTCGGCCTCGGCTACACCGCCTCGATCTTCGATCAGAGCGTCGACAATATTACGTTCGACAACCCACTCTCGGCCACGAACAGCCCGACCCTTTCG is a genomic window containing:
- a CDS encoding DmsE family decaheme c-type cytochrome, translating into MKKRNAVVVLLPLLLITLLVGWACSRFTSPPSKTGAPSATTTDAPQPKWVGPPPGAKYVGSESCVKCHEESTQRFHKTKIGRVMSVNPRATQGQGDCESCHGPGGPHVATEGGALETVISFEKGAEPVEVQNAVCVKCHEKGEHTFWKGSTHEVRGVACVSCHKVMESVSDRYNLAKPTAIEVCSQCHQTRRAQLQRSSHMPLREGKISCGDCHNPHGTATQAMLREDSVNDNCFKCHAEKRGPFLWEHAPVTESCSNCHEPHGSTNERLLKVRVPRLCQQCHVETRHPTSPYDPRTGSRFVINRGCINCHQKIHGSNHPSGFAFTN